A window of the Microbulbifer aggregans genome harbors these coding sequences:
- a CDS encoding TonB-dependent receptor, whose product MTNKERFSLHPLALALSTLTCVTAIAQESVEEAEDSVTTEFVEVLGDRIDESAVGPHSDAAGGAFASELSAAEIARSITPVGEWLLDEAAVENLRDLQRVAPNTYSATGFGAPSLPTIRGQLGEVFEAGMRRQVGNNGLGIPLSFNGVGQVDVVRGMPSVMLGSTQRTGGFVNLAPKRPSLESASGSAVVRAGQWDRYRSQVDYSSLLEPSRSAVRVSVEHRNEGSFYDFSGMDSNNLFAAYRLKPSEDSEWNLSVEYYDVSWTDNAGINRPTQALIDDGLYVQGQGVRPDGSTVPGAGAIISPTGAVEIDRSRVLTDPKDINGADTLLLHSTYETALSDAVRFVNRTYFEHLNREEIAQNSFVEIIDGANTFENRSEWHLANTIAGFGLRYNDVLGYSQFTTEADLPIDLTGPLSNRRIPLTDAQKARLVELRPGLYVSPGGQYDLDGDGAGDFNLSDTTDSTSLQTGVFVEHRQALSEAWSVTAGVRGDWYRVEARDPLAPEGVAAAEDKHHDFLKSGNLSLQYAPDGDGQLYATLGYQESTSNSLGGGNTLGADNTINPLNFATENELLELGYKYAPVGASWYWDAAVFDQTRSLRNRDGSNSGIRTRGIEVQGQYRGERLWANAGASYLNARFDNSAAFQDARQVVDAFDDSRPDIIAGTGIGAPNFTAFPASDARLHGLPRFSASAAMGYRFNDNWSAGASLVATGSYPLDYLQTVEIPAQFTLNTNLRYQFDDQRTSLRLDVFNLTDEENWAPVFEGGYFGSTLVFPELPRYWDLSLVYQL is encoded by the coding sequence ATGACTAACAAGGAACGCTTCTCACTGCACCCGCTGGCTCTGGCACTGAGCACCCTGACCTGCGTCACCGCCATAGCTCAAGAATCCGTGGAAGAGGCTGAAGATTCAGTGACGACGGAGTTTGTCGAAGTGCTCGGCGACCGCATCGATGAATCCGCGGTCGGGCCCCACAGCGACGCCGCGGGCGGCGCCTTCGCCAGCGAGCTGAGTGCAGCGGAGATCGCCCGCTCCATAACACCTGTCGGAGAGTGGCTGCTCGATGAGGCGGCAGTGGAAAACCTGCGCGACCTGCAGCGCGTTGCGCCCAATACGTATTCCGCTACCGGGTTCGGTGCGCCGAGCCTGCCCACGATCCGCGGCCAGCTTGGGGAAGTGTTCGAGGCCGGCATGCGTCGCCAGGTAGGAAATAACGGCCTGGGGATACCGCTTTCCTTCAACGGGGTGGGACAGGTAGACGTGGTGCGGGGCATGCCATCGGTAATGCTCGGCTCGACGCAACGCACCGGGGGCTTTGTCAATCTGGCACCCAAGCGACCGAGCCTGGAGAGCGCTTCTGGCAGTGCCGTTGTTCGGGCCGGGCAGTGGGATCGATACCGCTCCCAGGTGGATTACTCCTCTCTGTTGGAGCCGTCGCGCAGTGCGGTTCGCGTCAGTGTCGAGCATCGCAACGAGGGCAGTTTCTACGACTTCAGCGGTATGGACAGCAATAACCTGTTTGCTGCTTACCGCCTCAAACCGAGCGAAGACAGTGAATGGAACCTGTCGGTGGAGTACTACGATGTCAGCTGGACGGACAATGCCGGTATCAACCGCCCGACTCAGGCGCTGATCGACGACGGCCTCTATGTTCAGGGGCAGGGCGTGCGCCCCGATGGCTCGACCGTACCCGGTGCCGGCGCCATTATCAGTCCCACCGGTGCGGTGGAGATTGACCGCAGCCGCGTTTTAACTGACCCGAAGGATATCAATGGCGCCGATACCCTGCTGCTGCACTCCACGTATGAGACGGCGCTCAGCGACGCCGTGCGTTTTGTGAATCGCACCTACTTTGAACACCTGAACCGTGAGGAAATTGCGCAGAACAGCTTCGTTGAGATCATCGATGGTGCCAATACTTTCGAGAACCGCAGTGAGTGGCACCTGGCCAATACCATTGCCGGGTTCGGCCTGCGCTACAACGATGTGCTGGGCTACAGCCAGTTCACCACCGAGGCGGATCTGCCGATCGATTTGACCGGACCACTCAGCAATCGTCGCATCCCGCTCACAGATGCCCAGAAAGCGCGATTAGTGGAGTTGCGGCCCGGGTTGTATGTCTCCCCCGGTGGCCAGTACGACCTGGACGGGGATGGTGCAGGGGATTTCAACCTGTCGGACACCACGGACTCCACCAGCCTGCAGACCGGTGTGTTTGTCGAGCATCGACAGGCACTGTCGGAGGCCTGGTCTGTCACCGCTGGGGTACGCGGTGACTGGTACCGGGTGGAGGCCCGTGACCCCCTGGCGCCGGAGGGCGTCGCTGCGGCTGAGGATAAACACCACGATTTCCTCAAGTCCGGCAACCTGAGCCTGCAGTACGCGCCGGATGGCGACGGCCAGCTTTACGCCACACTTGGCTACCAGGAATCCACTTCCAACAGTCTCGGTGGCGGCAATACCCTCGGCGCTGACAACACCATCAACCCGCTGAATTTCGCCACCGAAAACGAGCTGCTGGAGCTGGGATACAAATACGCTCCGGTAGGGGCTTCGTGGTACTGGGATGCGGCGGTGTTCGACCAGACACGCAGTCTGCGCAACCGCGATGGCAGCAATTCCGGTATTCGGACCCGTGGTATCGAAGTGCAGGGCCAGTACCGCGGCGAGCGCCTGTGGGCCAATGCCGGTGCCAGTTATCTCAATGCGCGCTTTGACAATTCTGCTGCCTTCCAGGATGCCCGCCAGGTGGTCGATGCATTTGACGATTCCCGACCCGACATCATTGCCGGCACCGGTATCGGGGCGCCAAACTTCACCGCCTTCCCGGCGTCTGATGCACGGCTGCATGGCCTTCCGCGATTTAGTGCCTCGGCCGCGATGGGCTATCGATTCAACGATAACTGGTCTGCAGGTGCGAGCCTCGTGGCTACGGGCAGTTATCCGCTGGACTATCTACAGACGGTGGAAATCCCGGCTCAGTTCACCCTTAACACCAACCTGCGTTACCAGTTTGACGATCAACGGACCAGCCTGCGCCTGGATGTGTTCAACCTGACCGATGAGGAAAACTGGGCGCCGGTATTCGAGGGCGGGTATTTCGGTTCGACGCTGGTTTTCCCGGAATTGCCGCGCTATTGGGATCTGAGTCTGGTCTACCAGCTGTAA
- a CDS encoding AraC family transcriptional regulator yields the protein MVKDHGANSRIRSFQREMAQMIANRVESTADWMTPIPDLLFFRRDEPTEPDFCLIEPSIVLVAQGTKQMLIGGEAYPYDTTNFLITSLDLPASSQVLTASHKAPCLGLVMKLDIRLLAELIAQGGLPHLNERPTGVSAGLGRMTSTIAEPFGRLVNLLNEPNAIRVLAPLIQREIHYRLLLSDQSALLRQIASVDSQGYRIAKAIDWLKENFTAPLRIESLASMVQMSTPTFHHHFRQLTAMSPLQYQKWLRLSEAKRLMLNEHLDASTASFRVGYESPSQFSREYSRLFGAPPRRDIEELRQKIRAEDG from the coding sequence ATGGTTAAAGATCACGGCGCTAACTCGAGAATTCGCTCTTTTCAGCGTGAAATGGCGCAAATGATTGCCAATCGAGTGGAGAGCACGGCGGACTGGATGACACCGATTCCTGACCTGCTGTTCTTTCGGCGCGATGAGCCGACAGAGCCAGACTTTTGCCTGATTGAGCCGAGTATCGTGTTGGTGGCACAGGGCACCAAACAGATGCTGATTGGCGGCGAGGCGTACCCTTATGACACAACCAACTTCCTGATTACCTCGCTCGACTTACCGGCAAGCTCCCAGGTACTCACGGCAAGCCACAAGGCCCCGTGCCTGGGCTTGGTAATGAAACTCGATATTCGACTATTAGCGGAGTTGATTGCACAGGGAGGCTTGCCGCACCTCAATGAGCGCCCGACCGGGGTCAGTGCCGGGCTTGGCAGGATGACTTCCACGATCGCGGAGCCTTTCGGACGGCTTGTGAATCTGCTCAACGAGCCCAATGCGATCCGTGTCCTGGCACCCCTGATCCAGCGGGAGATTCATTATCGGCTGTTGCTGAGTGATCAGTCAGCCCTGCTCCGTCAAATCGCATCCGTAGACAGCCAGGGATATCGCATCGCCAAGGCGATCGACTGGCTGAAGGAGAATTTCACTGCACCGTTGCGGATTGAAAGTCTGGCCTCGATGGTACAGATGAGTACACCGACATTTCACCATCACTTTCGCCAGCTCACCGCAATGAGCCCACTGCAGTATCAGAAATGGCTGCGGCTGAGCGAGGCAAAACGCCTGATGCTCAACGAACACCTGGATGCGTCCACGGCATCGTTCAGGGTGGGATACGAGAGCCCGTCCCAATTCAGCCGGGAGTACAGTCGCCTGTTCGGCGCACCCCCGCGGCGGGATATAGAAGAACTGCGCCAAAAGATAAGAGCAGAGGACGGTTAA
- a CDS encoding SDR family oxidoreductase has product MMDNVKGKVIVITGASSGNGEAAARHLAERGATVVLAARRKNRIEALEKELVSAGHQAKAVVTDVVDKEQVKNLLDTTVATFGRVDVLINNAGLMPLAPLEQVKTNEWDQMIDVNLKGTLYGIAAALPHMSRQKSGHIINVSSVYGHKLGPDATVYCATKHAVRTLSEGLRQEVKPYNIRTTIISPGAVATELLEHISDKEIQAQTKDFVSQIAIPADSFARMVAFAINEPENVDVNEILFRPTAQPI; this is encoded by the coding sequence ATGATGGATAACGTAAAAGGCAAGGTGATCGTGATTACTGGCGCCAGTAGTGGTAATGGTGAGGCCGCTGCACGCCACCTTGCGGAGCGCGGCGCCACTGTTGTGCTCGCAGCACGCCGCAAGAACCGCATTGAAGCGCTCGAGAAAGAGCTGGTCTCTGCCGGCCACCAGGCGAAAGCAGTTGTGACCGATGTGGTCGATAAGGAGCAGGTCAAAAATCTACTCGATACGACGGTGGCGACTTTCGGCAGGGTTGACGTTCTGATCAATAATGCCGGCCTGATGCCGCTCGCCCCGCTCGAGCAGGTCAAAACCAATGAGTGGGACCAGATGATTGATGTCAATCTTAAAGGCACGCTCTACGGCATCGCCGCGGCGCTTCCGCATATGTCCAGGCAGAAGTCAGGGCACATTATCAATGTGTCGTCCGTCTACGGACACAAGCTCGGACCTGATGCGACGGTTTACTGCGCCACGAAGCACGCCGTGCGCACGCTTTCCGAAGGGCTGCGCCAGGAGGTCAAGCCCTACAATATCCGCACCACTATCATTTCACCGGGAGCCGTGGCAACGGAACTGCTGGAGCACATCAGCGATAAGGAGATCCAGGCGCAGACAAAGGATTTTGTCAGCCAGATCGCTATCCCGGCAGACAGTTTTGCACGAATGGTGGCTTTTGCGATCAATGAGCCTGAAAACGTGGATGTGAATGAGATCCTGTTCCGTCCCACAGCCCAGCCGATCTAA
- a CDS encoding cupin domain-containing protein yields the protein MSGRITKASTLLSGPIKAFTLVLAGLMALTMTASATTESNSESKSKEAGMILRKNGSQDSIQGPADWFTGRARIDPIQLEAQEPSRVTSALVTFEPGARTNWHTHPLGQLLIVTSGKGWTQCEGEPRVEINAGDSIWCPPGHKHWHGATSTTGMSHIAIQEALDGKNVEWLEPVTDAQYLD from the coding sequence ATGAGCGGTCGAATAACCAAAGCATCCACGTTGTTATCTGGCCCGATAAAGGCTTTCACACTTGTCCTGGCCGGTTTAATGGCTTTAACCATGACGGCTTCGGCAACGACCGAGTCCAACAGCGAAAGCAAAAGCAAGGAGGCTGGGATGATTCTCAGGAAAAACGGTTCTCAGGACTCGATTCAGGGTCCGGCAGATTGGTTTACCGGGAGAGCCCGCATTGACCCGATTCAACTGGAGGCCCAGGAGCCTTCACGGGTCACTTCCGCACTCGTCACTTTTGAGCCGGGTGCCCGAACCAACTGGCATACGCACCCCCTCGGTCAGTTACTGATCGTGACCTCCGGCAAGGGCTGGACACAATGCGAGGGGGAACCCCGTGTCGAAATTAACGCGGGGGACAGCATCTGGTGCCCGCCCGGTCACAAGCACTGGCATGGTGCAACCAGCACCACGGGAATGAGTCATATTGCCATTCAGGAGGCATTGGACGGAAAAAATGTTGAATGGTTGGAGCCTGTTACCGACGCGCAGTATCTCGATTAG
- a CDS encoding cyclophilin-like fold protein — protein sequence MGFSLSLLAGAGLFLSAVLGYSAASPVTEHSPESEVAILTKIQITVGAEKVAATIEDNQTSRDFVALLPLTLEMEDFHGTEKISDLPGRLSTEGAPSGYAPTEGDITYYAPWGNLAIFYRDFSHSKGLIRLGQLDSGSELFKQGGGLKATIERAE from the coding sequence ATGGGTTTTTCACTCTCATTGCTGGCTGGTGCCGGCCTTTTCCTAAGCGCGGTATTAGGGTATTCCGCCGCGAGCCCTGTCACTGAACATAGCCCGGAAAGCGAGGTTGCCATTTTGACGAAGATCCAGATAACCGTGGGGGCTGAAAAAGTGGCCGCCACGATTGAGGATAACCAGACCTCCCGCGACTTCGTTGCCCTGCTGCCACTGACGCTGGAAATGGAAGATTTCCATGGCACCGAAAAGATTAGCGATCTTCCTGGTCGGCTCTCTACGGAGGGTGCACCCAGTGGCTATGCGCCAACAGAGGGCGACATCACCTATTACGCGCCGTGGGGAAATCTGGCAATTTTCTACCGTGACTTTTCACACTCGAAAGGGCTTATTCGTCTTGGACAGTTGGATTCCGGGAGCGAGCTGTTCAAGCAGGGCGGCGGCCTGAAGGCAACCATCGAGCGAGCTGAGTAG
- a CDS encoding NAD(P)-dependent alcohol dehydrogenase has translation MTIKKSQSRREFLYRSSLAGGSLLLAGSPNLFAQSKSGNRIKSKGYAAVDTSGKLVPWEFERRPVGDDDVLIDIKYASICHSDIHQMKGHWGAQQYPQVPGHEIVGVVAAVGKNVTRFKVGDRAGVGCMVDSCLECESCKSNEEQYCPDTLFTYGYPDKRSPTGITQGGYSTNIVVRDHFVVHIPDNISFQQAAPLLCAGITTYSPILRADLKKGEKVGVAGIGGLGHMAIKLAVSKGADVYAFTTSPDKVEDILAFGAKEAIVVDDTKKLAPYRGKLDYMISTIPFEHDVSAYSAMVKPYGYFTYVGMPEKFEITVNNLGLAASRVNFNASLIGGMEETQEVVNYCADNNVLPKIQMIRAEQVNEAWKNVEAKKARYRYVIDSATI, from the coding sequence ATGACAATAAAGAAAAGCCAATCCCGCCGAGAATTCCTCTATCGATCCTCCCTGGCTGGTGGTTCGCTGCTGCTCGCCGGTTCTCCCAATCTGTTCGCTCAAAGTAAATCTGGGAACAGGATAAAGTCCAAAGGGTATGCGGCGGTCGATACTTCCGGAAAGCTGGTGCCCTGGGAGTTCGAGCGAAGGCCAGTGGGCGATGATGATGTGCTGATTGATATCAAGTACGCCAGCATCTGTCACTCAGATATCCACCAGATGAAAGGTCACTGGGGCGCCCAGCAATACCCGCAGGTTCCCGGTCACGAGATCGTCGGGGTAGTGGCCGCGGTCGGCAAGAATGTGACCAGGTTCAAAGTGGGTGACCGGGCGGGTGTCGGTTGCATGGTCGATAGCTGCCTTGAATGTGAAAGCTGCAAGAGCAATGAGGAGCAGTATTGTCCTGACACGCTCTTTACCTATGGCTACCCGGATAAACGTTCACCCACAGGTATTACCCAGGGCGGCTACTCCACGAACATTGTGGTCAGAGACCATTTTGTGGTCCACATCCCCGATAACATCAGTTTCCAGCAGGCAGCGCCGTTGCTGTGCGCGGGGATTACCACTTATTCGCCGATTCTCAGGGCCGACCTCAAGAAAGGGGAGAAAGTGGGGGTTGCCGGGATCGGCGGCCTGGGACATATGGCGATCAAGCTGGCCGTCTCCAAGGGGGCAGACGTCTACGCATTCACCACATCTCCGGATAAGGTCGAAGATATCCTGGCATTTGGTGCCAAGGAAGCCATCGTGGTCGATGACACCAAAAAGCTCGCTCCCTATCGGGGTAAGCTGGATTACATGATCTCAACGATTCCGTTCGAGCATGACGTGTCGGCTTATAGCGCAATGGTGAAGCCGTATGGCTACTTCACCTATGTGGGCATGCCGGAAAAGTTTGAGATCACCGTGAATAACCTGGGGCTGGCGGCCTCCCGGGTCAACTTCAACGCCTCCCTGATTGGCGGAATGGAAGAGACTCAGGAGGTGGTGAATTACTGTGCAGACAACAACGTCCTGCCCAAAATACAGATGATCAGGGCGGAGCAGGTCAACGAGGCCTGGAAAAACGTAGAGGCAAAGAAGGCCCGCTACCGCTACGTGATCGATAGCGCAACCATCTGA
- a CDS encoding nucleoside deaminase: protein MGNRSEDNQRDTEHQKFLARAVKLAQDNVTREGGRPFGAVLVRGGRIVAEAVNTIHRSADVTAHAEIEALRAATTAAGNHRLDGAVMYASGHPCPMCLAAMYLSGVSAIYYALSLKDAEPYGISTDDIYQELAKPPASRQIPMEHIHVMAAEKLYPSWSQTKANDGPA from the coding sequence ATGGGAAACAGATCAGAAGACAACCAAAGGGACACGGAGCATCAAAAGTTTCTCGCGCGAGCGGTCAAACTGGCGCAGGACAACGTGACCAGGGAGGGTGGGCGCCCGTTTGGCGCCGTGCTGGTGAGAGGCGGACGGATAGTAGCCGAAGCGGTAAACACCATCCACCGCAGTGCCGACGTCACCGCTCACGCAGAAATTGAGGCCCTGCGAGCTGCAACAACCGCAGCTGGCAATCACCGGCTCGATGGTGCAGTGATGTACGCCAGCGGCCACCCCTGCCCCATGTGTCTGGCGGCGATGTACCTGAGCGGAGTTTCCGCCATCTATTACGCCCTGAGCCTGAAAGATGCCGAGCCTTATGGCATATCCACCGATGACATTTACCAGGAGCTGGCCAAGCCGCCCGCGAGTCGACAAATCCCCATGGAGCACATCCATGTCATGGCTGCCGAGAAGCTATACCCCAGCTGGAGCCAGACAAAAGCGAATGATGGACCGGCGTAA
- the ygiD gene encoding 4,5-DOPA dioxygenase extradiol, with the protein MGLNAIPSLFIGHGTPINALQSNIYTDAWRRLGEALPRPRAILSISAHWFTQGVLVTGNDRPATIHDFHGFPPELYECHYPAPGDPELARHIQQHLQIAGDQPIEASISNDWGLDHGTRSILMHLYPNADIPVLQLSIDATKPAEFHFQLGQRLRSLRQKGVLILASGNVVHNLQRIRWTPGATPHSWANEFNDWIRVRLEQRDADNLIHFERAGQAALLSVPTVEHYLPLLYAFGASSPEDSIQIPTDGVELGSISMLSALFQPSSDR; encoded by the coding sequence ATGGGACTGAACGCCATACCCTCTCTCTTCATCGGACATGGCACTCCGATAAATGCCCTGCAAAGCAACATCTATACAGATGCATGGCGCCGTCTCGGTGAGGCCCTGCCCCGGCCCCGGGCGATCCTGTCGATCTCGGCGCACTGGTTCACCCAGGGTGTCCTTGTAACGGGCAATGATCGACCGGCAACGATTCACGATTTTCACGGCTTCCCGCCAGAACTTTACGAGTGTCACTACCCCGCACCGGGTGACCCCGAGCTCGCACGCCATATCCAGCAACACCTGCAGATAGCAGGGGACCAGCCGATCGAGGCCAGCATCAGTAATGACTGGGGGTTGGATCACGGCACCAGGTCAATACTGATGCATCTTTATCCGAACGCCGACATACCGGTGCTGCAGTTGAGCATCGACGCCACCAAGCCAGCGGAATTTCACTTTCAGCTTGGGCAGCGACTGCGGTCTCTGAGACAAAAAGGCGTCCTTATCCTCGCCAGCGGCAACGTCGTCCATAACCTCCAGCGAATTCGCTGGACTCCGGGTGCAACCCCACATTCCTGGGCCAACGAATTCAATGATTGGATACGCGTCAGGCTCGAGCAGCGGGATGCGGACAACCTCATCCACTTCGAGCGCGCAGGGCAGGCAGCCCTGCTGTCCGTGCCCACCGTAGAACACTACCTACCCCTACTCTACGCGTTTGGCGCCAGCAGCCCGGAAGACTCCATACAGATTCCAACAGATGGCGTTGAGCTTGGCAGTATCAGCATGCTTTCCGCCCTCTTCCAGCCCAGCTCTGACCGTTAA
- a CDS encoding FMN-dependent NADH-azoreductase translates to MAQLLKIQTSLFQNSGQSSQLADAFAATWLEKNPGARVITRDLAAEPIPHLDQDRFQAFTTPAEERTAEQKAVADFSQELIDEIKASDVLVLGIPMYNFSVPSTLSTYFDHIARAGISFRYTAEGPEGLLKGKKAVVFITRGGVYGEEHAQSAYVRQFLGFIGIHDVEIIHAEGLALNDESKQQALDSAREQIAQVA, encoded by the coding sequence ATGGCGCAATTACTCAAAATCCAAACCAGCCTGTTCCAGAACAGCGGCCAGTCCTCTCAGCTCGCGGACGCTTTCGCGGCGACCTGGCTGGAGAAGAACCCTGGTGCCAGGGTTATTACCCGGGACCTTGCCGCAGAGCCCATCCCGCACCTGGATCAGGACCGGTTTCAGGCATTCACCACTCCGGCTGAGGAGCGCACAGCAGAACAGAAGGCCGTGGCGGACTTCTCCCAGGAACTGATCGACGAAATCAAGGCTTCTGACGTGCTGGTACTGGGCATCCCGATGTACAACTTCAGTGTCCCGTCCACACTCAGCACCTACTTCGACCACATCGCCCGCGCGGGTATTAGCTTCCGCTATACCGCAGAAGGCCCCGAAGGCCTGCTCAAAGGAAAGAAGGCGGTGGTTTTCATCACTCGCGGCGGCGTCTATGGCGAGGAGCACGCCCAGAGCGCCTATGTACGCCAGTTCCTCGGCTTCATTGGGATTCACGATGTGGAGATCATTCATGCCGAGGGCCTGGCCCTGAATGATGAATCTAAACAGCAGGCGCTGGACTCTGCACGGGAACAGATCGCCCAGGTTGCCTGA
- a CDS encoding mechanosensitive ion channel family protein: MLEQLFENKLLLSALMIVSIILLRILLSLLFARFTRWSKQDRRRRINTVHNFSNLVIVIGLVAIWVSELREFALSIAAFSVAIVLALRELVQSLVAKLYQANMRSFQVGDWVMVGEHFGEVIDSDWLSTTLLEIDPHGLGSGYTGITLYIPNNVFFSKPVKNFNFMRRYIEHSFSITRENKGGNPFAAKEFLLERIREHSEAFHDVAVRYCQMIEHRTGVELVGTEAKISFTTNELGHDVVTITLFCPREEAHEIEQRVTEDFYNFWYSGPQSHSLEDAPAKGDS; this comes from the coding sequence ATGTTGGAACAGCTGTTCGAAAACAAACTTCTCCTCTCGGCACTGATGATCGTCTCGATCATCCTGCTGAGAATACTTTTATCACTCCTCTTTGCGCGCTTTACCCGCTGGTCCAAGCAGGACCGTCGGCGTCGCATCAATACCGTCCACAATTTCTCCAACCTGGTGATCGTCATCGGCCTGGTCGCCATCTGGGTATCCGAGCTTAGGGAGTTTGCCCTCTCTATCGCGGCATTCTCGGTGGCCATCGTGCTTGCGCTGCGTGAGCTGGTGCAGAGCCTGGTCGCCAAGCTGTACCAGGCCAATATGCGCTCTTTCCAGGTGGGTGACTGGGTCATGGTTGGCGAGCATTTCGGCGAGGTAATCGATAGCGACTGGCTCAGCACCACACTACTGGAGATCGACCCCCATGGTCTCGGCAGTGGCTACACGGGCATCACACTCTACATCCCCAACAATGTGTTCTTCTCCAAGCCAGTCAAGAATTTCAACTTTATGCGGCGCTATATCGAGCACTCATTCTCCATCACCCGTGAAAACAAGGGAGGCAACCCGTTTGCGGCCAAGGAGTTCCTGCTGGAGCGCATCCGTGAACACAGCGAGGCATTCCACGATGTGGCTGTGCGCTACTGCCAGATGATCGAGCATCGCACCGGAGTCGAGCTGGTTGGCACTGAAGCCAAGATCAGCTTCACCACCAACGAGCTGGGGCATGACGTTGTCACGATCACCCTGTTCTGCCCCCGGGAGGAGGCGCACGAGATTGAACAGCGGGTGACCGAGGACTTCTACAACTTCTGGTACAGCGGCCCGCAGAGCCATTCACTGGAAGATGCCCCGGCCAAGGGCGACAGCTGA
- a CDS encoding acetolactate synthase large subunit produces MKASDLFVRALEAEGVEYVFAIPGEENLDLLESLRGSKVKLVVTRHEQAAGFMAATYGRLTGNSGVCLSTLGPGATNLVTAAAYAQLGAMPMVMVTGQKPIKSSKQGQFQIIDVVDMMQPLTKFTKTIVSGDNVPAHVREAFRLAEEERPGATHLELPEDIAREHSTMPVLEPSYTRRPIAEEKAIRQAAEAIAAARKPLLLIGAGANRKLTAKMLREFVAKLGIPTITTQMGKGVIDESGPHFIGNTALSDGDFVHRAIDQADLIINVGHDVVEKPPFFMRPGGAEVVHINFNSAQVDPVYFPQIEVVGDIANSLWQLKERLEPQEHWSFADAKRIREALQKHIADGCGDDSFPMRPQRVVKEVRGVMPEDGILALDNGMYKIWFARNYPAHSPNSVLLDNALATMGAGVPSAMAAKLVYPERKVLAICGDGGFMMNSQELETAVRLKQDLVILLLRDDAYGMIKWKQAQMEYHDFGLDFGNPDFVAYAESYGAHGHRVSATKEFKPLLEQCFSEGGVHLIDVPVNYSDNDRILNQEIRELARKL; encoded by the coding sequence ATGAAAGCATCTGACTTGTTTGTGCGGGCACTGGAGGCGGAGGGCGTCGAATACGTCTTTGCTATCCCGGGGGAAGAGAACCTGGATCTTTTGGAGTCACTGCGCGGCTCGAAGGTCAAACTGGTTGTCACCCGTCACGAACAGGCTGCCGGTTTTATGGCTGCCACCTACGGGCGCCTGACTGGAAACTCCGGTGTCTGCCTGTCGACCCTGGGGCCGGGCGCCACCAACCTGGTGACGGCGGCCGCCTATGCCCAGTTGGGCGCAATGCCCATGGTGATGGTGACCGGGCAAAAGCCTATCAAGAGCTCCAAGCAGGGCCAGTTTCAGATCATCGACGTGGTCGACATGATGCAGCCCCTGACCAAGTTCACCAAGACCATTGTCAGCGGCGACAATGTGCCCGCGCACGTGCGCGAGGCGTTCCGGCTTGCGGAAGAAGAACGCCCGGGCGCCACTCACCTGGAGCTTCCGGAGGACATTGCCCGTGAGCACTCCACCATGCCGGTGCTCGAGCCCAGCTACACCCGTCGACCCATCGCTGAAGAGAAAGCCATCCGTCAGGCGGCGGAGGCAATCGCGGCGGCGCGCAAGCCGCTACTGCTGATTGGCGCCGGCGCCAATCGCAAGCTGACGGCCAAAATGCTGCGGGAGTTCGTCGCCAAGCTCGGTATTCCGACGATCACCACCCAGATGGGCAAAGGGGTGATCGACGAGTCGGGCCCGCACTTTATCGGCAATACGGCCCTTTCCGATGGGGATTTTGTGCATCGGGCGATCGATCAGGCGGACCTGATCATCAACGTCGGCCACGATGTAGTGGAGAAGCCGCCTTTCTTCATGCGCCCAGGCGGTGCCGAAGTGGTGCATATCAACTTCAATTCTGCTCAGGTGGACCCGGTCTACTTCCCGCAAATCGAGGTGGTCGGTGATATTGCCAACAGCCTCTGGCAGCTGAAGGAGCGCCTTGAGCCCCAGGAGCACTGGAGCTTTGCGGATGCAAAGCGGATTCGCGAGGCGTTACAAAAACATATCGCCGACGGATGTGGTGACGATAGTTTCCCGATGCGTCCGCAGCGGGTGGTAAAGGAAGTCCGCGGTGTCATGCCTGAGGATGGCATCCTCGCCCTGGATAACGGCATGTACAAGATCTGGTTTGCACGAAACTATCCGGCCCATTCGCCGAATTCCGTGCTGCTGGACAATGCATTGGCCACGATGGGGGCCGGCGTGCCGTCGGCCATGGCGGCAAAGCTGGTCTACCCGGAGCGCAAGGTGCTGGCGATCTGTGGTGACGGCGGCTTTATGATGAACTCCCAGGAGCTGGAGACCGCCGTGCGCCTGAAGCAGGATCTTGTCATCCTGCTGCTGCGGGATGATGCCTACGGCATGATCAAGTGGAAACAGGCGCAAATGGAGTACCACGACTTCGGCCTGGATTTTGGCAACCCGGATTTTGTCGCCTACGCGGAATCCTACGGCGCCCATGGCCATCGGGTTTCCGCAACCAAGGAGTTCAAGCCATTGCTGGAGCAGTGCTTTTCCGAGGGCGGCGTGCACTTGATCGATGTGCCGGTGAATTACAGCGACAATGACCGGATACTGAACCAGGAAATTCGTGAGCTTGCCCGCAAGCTCTGA